The proteins below are encoded in one region of Ferruginibacter lapsinanis:
- the tsaE gene encoding tRNA (adenosine(37)-N6)-threonylcarbamoyltransferase complex ATPase subunit type 1 TsaE gives MEVNFLLDEIHEVAKAFIAATVNHKVFAMHGEMGAGKTTFVHALCEALGVKDAISSPTFSIVNQYKADDEKVIYHIDLYRLKDEEEAIQAGIEDCLYSGNTCFVEWPDRAAGIFPDDTLHVKISIGENNSRKIEW, from the coding sequence ATGGAGGTAAATTTTTTGCTAGATGAGATACACGAGGTTGCAAAGGCATTTATTGCGGCAACTGTTAACCATAAAGTGTTTGCCATGCATGGTGAGATGGGGGCGGGCAAAACAACTTTTGTACATGCATTATGTGAAGCGTTGGGAGTGAAGGATGCTATATCCAGTCCAACCTTTTCCATCGTTAATCAATATAAGGCTGATGATGAAAAAGTAATTTATCATATCGACCTGTATCGACTGAAAGATGAAGAAGAAGCTATACAGGCCGGTATTGAAGATTGTTTGTATTCGGGCAATACCTGCTTTGTAGAATGGCCTGACAGAGCTGCCGGTATCTTCCCTGATGATACTTTACATGTAAAAATTTCTATTGGGGAAAATAATAGCAGAAAAATTGAATGGTAA
- a CDS encoding alanine dehydrogenase, with the protein MATSKPFISHSFTYETLEETLDIKPKGTNLFIGIPRESSYNENRITLAPEAVGVLVANGHRVIIETKAGDGASYSDRDYSEAGAQIAYDKKAVFECDILVKSAPVCEEECELLKPNQYIISPIHITVMKREILQKMMDKKITALSFENLKDASGHNPIVRSMSEIAGSAVMLIAGRYLSNANHGKGVLVGGISGIPPTKVIIIGAGIVGEYAARTALAMGASVKIFDNSIYRLKRLQNNIGGRLWTSVIEPKILAKQLKTCDVAVGALNSTGGRTPIVVTEDMVSNMRPGTVIVDVSIDRGGCFETSEITTHENPIFKKYDVIHYCVPNIPSGFARTASQAISNVLMPLLLETADNGGIENLIWRKENIRAGIYMFKGALTNFYLSERFNLKYTDLGLLMASKR; encoded by the coding sequence ATGGCTACATCAAAACCTTTTATCTCTCATTCCTTTACTTACGAAACGCTGGAAGAGACATTGGATATAAAGCCAAAAGGCACTAATCTGTTCATCGGTATTCCCAGGGAAAGTTCATATAACGAAAATCGCATCACGTTAGCTCCCGAAGCAGTAGGCGTGTTGGTAGCCAATGGTCACCGGGTAATCATTGAAACCAAGGCAGGGGATGGTGCCAGCTATAGCGACAGAGATTACAGCGAAGCCGGAGCCCAGATTGCCTATGATAAAAAAGCCGTTTTTGAATGTGATATTTTAGTAAAGAGTGCACCTGTATGTGAGGAAGAATGTGAGTTGCTCAAGCCGAATCAATACATCATTTCTCCCATACACATTACTGTTATGAAGAGGGAGATATTACAAAAGATGATGGATAAAAAGATCACAGCATTGAGTTTTGAAAATCTTAAAGATGCCAGTGGTCATAATCCTATTGTTCGTAGTATGAGTGAGATTGCCGGTAGTGCGGTGATGTTGATAGCAGGCCGGTACCTTAGTAATGCCAATCATGGAAAAGGCGTATTGGTAGGAGGTATCAGCGGTATACCACCTACAAAAGTTATCATTATCGGGGCGGGGATAGTAGGTGAATATGCAGCTCGTACAGCTTTGGCGATGGGAGCAAGTGTGAAAATATTTGACAATAGTATCTATCGTTTAAAACGATTGCAAAATAATATTGGCGGCAGATTATGGACTTCTGTTATTGAGCCGAAAATATTGGCCAAGCAATTAAAGACCTGTGATGTTGCTGTAGGAGCTTTAAACAGCACTGGCGGACGTACACCCATCGTTGTAACAGAAGACATGGTAAGCAATATGCGGCCTGGCACGGTGATCGTTGATGTTAGTATTGATCGTGGTGGTTGTTTTGAAACAAGTGAGATCACTACACATGAGAATCCTATATTTAAAAAGTATGATGTAATACATTATTGTGTGCCTAATATTCCCAGTGGCTTTGCCCGTACTGCTTCCCAGGCAATCAGTAATGTATTGATGCCTTTATTACTGGAAACGGCTGATAATGGTGGTATTGAGAACCTTATATGGCGGAAAGAAAATATTCGTGCCGGTATCTATATGTTTAAAGGAGCGCTTACCAATTTCTATTTAAGTGAAAGATTCAATCTGAAATATACAGATCTGGGCTTATTGATGGCTAGTAAACGATGA
- a CDS encoding ABC transporter ATP-binding protein, whose translation MRLLLTNTGKRYNREWIFRHVDYTFDPGGRYAITGPNGSGKSTLLQVISGAITHSEGSIQYEINGAIVKPNEEYKQVSIAAPYLELIEEMTANEFLQFHTKFKPLTTPLSKILQIIGLEKAADKQIRYYSSGMKQRLKLAQAFFTDASVLLLDEPTTNLDKEGIALYHQLIANYTANKLIIVSSNDTQEYDFCEQVIKINDYKS comes from the coding sequence ATGAGGCTTTTACTAACCAATACCGGCAAGCGCTATAACAGAGAGTGGATCTTCAGGCATGTTGATTATACATTTGATCCCGGAGGAAGATATGCCATTACAGGCCCCAACGGCTCAGGAAAGTCAACACTGTTGCAGGTTATCAGCGGAGCCATTACACACAGCGAAGGCTCCATACAATATGAAATCAATGGCGCTATAGTAAAACCCAATGAAGAATACAAGCAGGTCTCAATTGCTGCACCCTACCTGGAATTGATAGAAGAAATGACCGCCAATGAATTTTTACAGTTTCACACCAAGTTTAAACCGCTCACTACGCCTCTCAGTAAAATATTACAAATTATAGGATTAGAAAAAGCTGCAGATAAGCAGATACGCTATTACAGTAGCGGTATGAAGCAGCGATTAAAACTGGCGCAGGCTTTTTTTACTGATGCCTCCGTTTTATTATTAGATGAACCTACAACAAATTTAGATAAAGAAGGTATTGCATTATACCATCAACTGATAGCTAATTACACTGCCAACAAATTAATAATTGTTAGCAGTAATGATACGCAGGAATATGATTTTTGCGAACAGGTCATTAAGATCAACGATTACAAATCCTGA
- the lpxA gene encoding acyl-ACP--UDP-N-acetylglucosamine O-acyltransferase, giving the protein MIHPHTYIHPNAKLAPNVKVDPFSVIHQNVEIGEGTWIGSNVTIMEGARIGKNCRIFPGAVIAAVPQDLKFDGESTTVEIGDNTTIREFVTINRGSKDRWTTKVGNNCLIMAYSHIAHDCIVGNNCIMSNNTQMAGHVVVGDFSILGGMCAVHQFVQIGQHAFVSGGSLVSKDVPPYIKAGRTPLSYAGVNSIGLKRRGFSLDRINQILDIYRIIYNKGMNTSQALNYIEEELQATDERDEIVTFIRDSGRGIIKRFTKGSMDDE; this is encoded by the coding sequence ATGATTCATCCGCATACTTACATACACCCGAACGCAAAGCTTGCCCCCAATGTAAAAGTTGATCCTTTTAGTGTGATTCACCAAAATGTAGAAATTGGCGAAGGAACATGGATAGGAAGTAATGTAACCATTATGGAAGGAGCAAGGATTGGAAAGAACTGTCGTATTTTTCCAGGTGCTGTTATTGCAGCTGTCCCCCAGGACCTGAAATTTGATGGCGAATCCACCACAGTTGAAATTGGCGACAATACAACTATTCGTGAATTTGTAACCATCAACCGTGGAAGTAAAGACAGATGGACCACCAAAGTGGGAAACAATTGTCTTATTATGGCCTATAGCCATATTGCACATGATTGCATTGTAGGTAATAATTGTATTATGAGCAACAATACCCAAATGGCCGGTCACGTTGTTGTAGGCGACTTTTCTATACTAGGTGGTATGTGTGCTGTTCATCAATTTGTTCAGATAGGACAACATGCTTTCGTAAGTGGAGGCTCATTGGTTAGTAAAGATGTTCCGCCATACATTAAAGCCGGCCGTACACCATTGAGCTATGCCGGAGTTAATTCTATAGGCCTTAAACGCAGAGGCTTCTCTTTAGATAGGATCAATCAAATACTCGATATCTACAGAATTATTTATAATAAAGGGATGAATACCTCACAGGCGCTTAATTATATCGAAGAAGAATTACAGGCTACAGATGAACGTGACGAAATTGTAACCTTTATCAGAGATAGTGGCAGAGGTATTATAAAAAGATTTACAAAAGGCAGTATGGATGATGAGTAG